In Paraburkholderia youngii, the genomic stretch TTCGTTGTACAACTCGTAGGCCTGCTTGCGACGGTAAGCCGAGTATTCGCCGAGCAGACGCGCCTTCAGATCGTCGGCCGGCGATGCCATGGCCTTGCTGGTGCCGCCACCAGCCGGCAGCGCCTCGACCGGCGGCGCATAGCCCTTCTTCAACGCATCCTTGAACAGCGCCGGCGCGCTACGCACCGGCGGCAGCGACGTGCTGCGCATCCGCTGCTCGGTCATCTGCAACGCGGCGCGGATCCGGTTCTCTTCGCTGTCCGCGTAAAGCGTCTGCGCTTCCTTCAGCGGAATGCCGATCTTCACCATCCGGTCGACCAGCGTGCTGTCGAACACGTTCGGATGTTCGTCGAGCGCGAGCATCGGCTGCTTGCGCTCGGTCACGCGGAACTGGATTTCGGCGACGCGCCGACCCTCGCGATGCTCGATCAGTTCGACGAAAATGTTCGTGACCGCGTTGACTTCGGCGATGGCCGGGCGCAGGTAGTCGCGCTTGAAATACTTGTACTCGCGCTTCGCCTCGTCGCCGGCTTCGGTATCGGGCGTGCCCGACAGAATCGGCCGCCACCATTCCCAGGTCTCGCGCATCGTCAGATGGCTCGGGTTGGTCAGGTAGCGCACGCAGATCTCGTAGAGCGCGAGGCCCGCGCTGCTGCGCAGCTGGCTCTGGAACTGCAGGCTTAGCCGCGCATACTGAACCGGATCGAGCAGCTTCTTCTTGATCTTCGGCGCAAACGAAAACTCGACCCAGACGCGACGCGTGGTCGGATCTTCGAGAATTTCCGCGTCCGCGATCAGCGTCGAAATACCCCATTTGCGGCCGGGCTTCTGACTCGAGGTGCCGGTGCTCCACTCGACCTGCACCGACACCATGCGCCGCAGGTGCTCCTTGACGAGCGCGGTGTCATTGGAATCGAACGCGGAATTAGCGACGATGTCGGACAGCAGCGCCCGATAGGTGTCGCCCGATTCATCCGCTTGCTGGGCCACCGCGAGCAGAACGTTAAAGAGCTTGCGCGTGAGCAACGTGATCTTGCCGCTCTTGGGCTGGATCGCAATTGCCTCGACGGCTTTGCGCAGCTCAGCCGAGCTCGGGCTGACAACATCGGTCTTTTTCGCGCGCTTCGTGGCCATGCGTCGAGGTGAGGGAGGGGATTTCGCGAGAGCATACCGGCTGTGGTGATACGCGTCTATAGCGCGCATCTCACCATTGCCGGTGAAGCGAGTTTACGAAGCGCACCTCACCTCGAGCAAGTCCCGAAAACCCTCACCTCGCCCGCGCGCCACGAGGATCGGGCTCTCCTTGCCGGTCGCGGCGTTTGCGAATCCAGCCCGTTTCGCTGCGTACCGGAAGGGGGAGCACCTGATCCCGAATCTTCTCACCTCAAAAATTTTCGCGGATTTTTCGGGACGTCGTGTAAACGGACGGTGTCTGGAGCCGGTGGGACTTCGTCGTGCGGCCTCGCGACGGTTTCGTCGATTCTCGCGTGCTGCCGGGCGACGCAAACTCCGCATCAATAAATGGAATTCACGCACGGTATCGGACCCGCGGCGCGACGGGGGCGAGCAACGTTCGACTGCGCGGCGCCTCTACTGACGACTCAACCGGCACCGCCGAGACACCCGCCCCCGTTAACCATCGTTTGCGACTTCGAGCTTCGACCGAACTGCCGTAGAAGGGGAGACGAGCCGTAGGCAAATCCTCACCACTCCGGTGCTCCCGAAAACTCTCACCGCAGCACCGCCGAACGGGACAACACGACACGTGTTTGTGTCGCGCCAGTACCGCATTTCCCAAATGTGATCTCCTGAAAAGCCTCACCTTTGAGGCTGCTGGAGGTCCAAACGTCCCTGTCCTGAGAACTCCTGAAAACCCTCACCTTTGCTGTCGGAAAGGAAAAATTTCCATAATTTCAATAGCTTGCGCCAATTCCACCGAATGTTCGAACCGGGGGTGTCCCCGTAAAATCTCACCTTAAGCCGGCTTTTTCGCACCGCAGTACTTTTCATCGCCTTCCACAGACCTCCCGAAAAGCATCACCTTTGCGATCAGAGACCAGGTATACCTACTCCCGTCAAGTGCCATCAGCCGGGCATCTCCGGCCCGCAGCCTCCATTTCGGTCCCGAATTTCCTCACCTTAACGCTCAGAACCAAAGCCAGAGTGTCCCGAAAAGCCTCACCTTCGGCGAAATCGCCGGCTAAACCAGCTCGCGGATCCGCCTCATCAGCCGCGCCCCGAATCCCCTCACCTTTCCAATCGCGAGCGATTCCAGCCAGGCGGTCTTTTGGGTCGTCGACGCGTGACAATTCATCTTCGCTCCCGTAAAACCTCACCTCAGCGGTCTGGATGCTCAAAAAGAAAGCAAAACTGGCCACCGGGCCCCGAAAAATCTCACCTTCGTTTCATATTCTCTCCCGCCAGCGCTCACCTAAGGGGTTAACCACCCTAAAAAAGCCCCCAAAAACCACGCTCGCGAGCGTCCCGAAAACCCTCACCTTGGTGGCCCCCGAACCGAATGGGTACTTTTGAGGGCTGTCGGGCGCTTCACGGTCATGAGGTCCCGCAAAACCTCACCTTTGCCCGAACCCCACGTATACGGCGTTTCCTGAACCCGCTCACGTTCCATCCCGGACCCGCTCACCGAGTTCCCCGAACCTCATCACTCGAGTTTCCCGCAGACCCTCACCAAGTCTCCCGCAAAGCTTCACCTTGCCGGGCTGAAAGCCCCGCCAGACAAGGGTTTGACGTGGCGTTAACGTTTTTAACAAGGGTTCAAAGGTGTTTACTTTTATTACTCTCAAGCCTTGGACCCCGCGAGTCCCGTGAGACACGGGTCTTACAACCCACAGCCACCGGTGATCAATCGTGAAACAGTGCGCGATCCCGGAAGAATCTAACAAAGCGCTTCTAATACAATGGCTTATTGGCTATTCTTCGTTTTGTTTCACGATAAAAAAGGCACGGACGTGTTTACTATCGCGATTTGCCTGCAAAACTCCGCCTGTATACCGCAATCCGTCCGCCACTGATAAATCGGTAGCAAACACTACGTAAATTGTTATGATCCATCCAATTCGAGCCACATCGAGGTAAACATGAATCTGGATCAGGAGCGGCAAGCCATTCGCAATGAGCTTGAATCGATGCGTGCGCAGGGCGTGCGCCGCCAGGATCTTTCACTGCATGCATGCAAACGGCTCTTTTTCGATCTCGGCATCCGGCCATCGATGGCGGCCGTGCGCGATCTCACGCAAACCGGCAGCGCGAGCGACATCCCGAAAGACATCGATCATTTCTGGGAGCGCATCCGCAACGTTTCGCGGGTCAAAGTTGGAGCAGGCGCAATACCGAAGGCACTTGAAGATCGCGCCGGCGAACTGCTGGGCGCGCTATTCGAAGAAGCGGTCGTGCAGGCCAAAGCGTCGCTCGATGCCGAACGTGAAGAGATCCGCGCGCAGATCAGCGCCGCCGAAGTTCGCGTACGCGACGCCGAAATTCGCCGGGATGCGGCCGACGACTCTATCAGGCGCAGCGAAGCGCGCGCCGAAGCCGCGTGGGAGCGGGTTCGCGCGCTCGAAGCTCAGTTATCGAGCGCGACTACGCACGGCAGCGTTCACCTTGAAGGTATGCAGGCAACCACGCGCCGGCTCGACCAGGAAAACGAGGCGCTGCGGCAACGGCTCGAAAACGAACAAGCCACCAATGCGGCGTTGCGCGACCGGATCGACGCGTTGCACGTCGAATTGCGGCAAAGCACCGAGCACTATGCGCAGCAGATCAAGGATGCGGTCGCCGAAGCGGAGCGGCGGGTCAAGCCGATGCTGGTCGAACTCGATTCGCTGCGCAGCATGGCCGCGACGTATCAGTCAGGCGTGCGCGACGCGAGCCGCAAGGAATTCGAGTTCATTCAGCAGATTGCCGCCGCCAAGGCGCGCGGCGACCGGCTCGACGCGCAGCTGCGCGAGCAGTCGGACGAAGTCGATGCGCTGACCAAAGAAGTCGCCGCCCTGCGTGGCCAGCAGGGCATCGATCCGGCCATCGCCGTGCTGCTTTGCTCGCTGGTCACCGAGGGGCGGCTCACGAGCAAAGAGTTGAGCATGATCGGCACCGCGGCCGACGGCCACGTGACGCTGCCCGCGCGATGCCCGAAATGCGAGGAAGGTGAACCGGAGCTGTCGCAGGTCGATCACCGTTTCGAATTGTTGTGCCCGGAATGCGAGCACTCCTCCGGACTCGGCGAATCGCGGCTCGCGGCGGTGAACCAGTTTCTGTCGAACGATGCGTCCACCGCGCCGTCGTCCCGCTCCGTGCACACGATCCGTTAACCAGAAACGGCCAATCCAACGGAAAAACCGTCAAAGGTGAGGAAATTCGGGAGCGTAAAGGTGAGGTTTTTCAGGGCTCGCCGGCTCCCGTTTGCCTCGTCAAACGCCCGTCACGCCGGGGCTCGGCCAACGGCGCCGCCGCCGGATCGGGCTCCTCTGTCGCGGGCGAATCCTGCTGATCAATCCACGTTTGCCACGCGCGGTACAGCCGGTTCGCGGACACCGCCTGCACGAAGCCGAGCCATTGACCGACCTGTTCGGCCTCGACTCCGCTTTCGAAAAGGTCTGCCGCAAACGTGTTGCGCAAGGTCTGCGGACTCGCGCGCGATTGGCGCGATGCGGCAATTCCCGCTGCGTCGACGAGTGCATCCACCGCGCGCAGCATCGTGGCCTTGTGCATCGGCCTGCCGGACGGCGACGCGGGAAACACGAGATTGCCGGCCAACTCCGTTAGCCGACGTTCGGCGAGCCAGGCGTCGAGAATCGCCGTTGCGAACGGCGCGAGCCGTGTGCGCCGCGTCAGCACCGGATTCGGCGACTCGATCGTGACCCACGGCGAGCCCTCTCTCACGCAACTAACCGTAAGCGCTCCCGCTTCGCCCGTCTTCAGTCCTCCACCCAGAAACACGGCGATCAGCGCGCGATCGCGTCGCTCTCTCCAGCGCTGTGCGGTCGACAACGCCGGCAACGGCGCGAACAATCGCGCGATCAACGCTGTGCGTTCCGCATGCGTGAGAAACCCGGTCGGCTCGTTGTCGCGAGCATTGCGCCACGCGGCTTGCCCATCCTGAGCAATGAAACGCGCCGGGTTGGTCGACGCCGATTCGATCTCGCGCACGTGATCGAGCACCCGCTCGATAAGCCGTAAATAGCGGACCCGTTGCGTTTTGCGGATCTCGAGGCCGGCGACGAATTCGGCGATCGCGGGCGTGTCGACCGTCGCGAGGCTTTGTTGCCGCGCGCCGAGCCAATCGAGAAACTGCCCCCACTGCGCCTGATAGACCAACGCCGAAGAGCGACGGAAATGCTGCTTCGCGAGCCACGCATCGAACGCGACCTGCGGGTCGCGACGCCAGTCTTCGCGTTGCTGATCGAACAGATCGGTAGAGGGCGCGGGAC encodes the following:
- a CDS encoding tyrosine-type recombinase/integrase; amino-acid sequence: MSPPHLSDPVPRPAPSTDLFDQQREDWRRDPQVAFDAWLAKQHFRRSSALVYQAQWGQFLDWLGARQQSLATVDTPAIAEFVAGLEIRKTQRVRYLRLIERVLDHVREIESASTNPARFIAQDGQAAWRNARDNEPTGFLTHAERTALIARLFAPLPALSTAQRWRERRDRALIAVFLGGGLKTGEAGALTVSCVREGSPWVTIESPNPVLTRRTRLAPFATAILDAWLAERRLTELAGNLVFPASPSGRPMHKATMLRAVDALVDAAGIAASRQSRASPQTLRNTFAADLFESGVEAEQVGQWLGFVQAVSANRLYRAWQTWIDQQDSPATEEPDPAAAPLAEPRRDGRLTRQTGAGEP
- a CDS encoding replication initiation protein, whose amino-acid sequence is MATKRAKKTDVVSPSSAELRKAVEAIAIQPKSGKITLLTRKLFNVLLAVAQQADESGDTYRALLSDIVANSAFDSNDTALVKEHLRRMVSVQVEWSTGTSSQKPGRKWGISTLIADAEILEDPTTRRVWVEFSFAPKIKKKLLDPVQYARLSLQFQSQLRSSAGLALYEICVRYLTNPSHLTMRETWEWWRPILSGTPDTEAGDEAKREYKYFKRDYLRPAIAEVNAVTNIFVELIEHREGRRVAEIQFRVTERKQPMLALDEHPNVFDSTLVDRMVKIGIPLKEAQTLYADSEENRIRAALQMTEQRMRSTSLPPVRSAPALFKDALKKGYAPPVEALPAGGGTSKAMASPADDLKARLLGEYSAYRRKQAYELYNEQGESERDIARQSFEEEELPGLGTHMRDDWRRRGLDSKIVETAFFDWLARRTWGEPTDGDLLAFTLNQSRAA
- a CDS encoding DNA-binding protein, with protein sequence MNLDQERQAIRNELESMRAQGVRRQDLSLHACKRLFFDLGIRPSMAAVRDLTQTGSASDIPKDIDHFWERIRNVSRVKVGAGAIPKALEDRAGELLGALFEEAVVQAKASLDAEREEIRAQISAAEVRVRDAEIRRDAADDSIRRSEARAEAAWERVRALEAQLSSATTHGSVHLEGMQATTRRLDQENEALRQRLENEQATNAALRDRIDALHVELRQSTEHYAQQIKDAVAEAERRVKPMLVELDSLRSMAATYQSGVRDASRKEFEFIQQIAAAKARGDRLDAQLREQSDEVDALTKEVAALRGQQGIDPAIAVLLCSLVTEGRLTSKELSMIGTAADGHVTLPARCPKCEEGEPELSQVDHRFELLCPECEHSSGLGESRLAAVNQFLSNDASTAPSSRSVHTIR